A genomic window from Paenibacillus sp. FSL K6-0276 includes:
- the eno gene encoding phosphopyruvate hydratase: MTIISDVYAREVLDSRGNPTVEVDVYLESGAKGRAIVPSGASTGAHEAVELRDGDKSRYMGKGVLKAVENVNEIIAPEVIGMDALDQLGVDKLMIALDGTHNKGKLGANAILAVSMAVARAAAAALDVPLYVYLGGFNAKALPVPMMNIINGGEHADNNIDVQEFMVLPVGAPSFKEALRTGAEIFHNLKSVLQSKGLNTAVGDEGGFAPNLGSNEEAITTIIEAIEKAGYKPGVDVFLGMDVASTEFYKDGKYTLAGEGKSYTSAEYVDLLASWVEKYPIITIEDGMSEDDWDGWKLLTEKLGDKVQLVGDDLFVTNTERLATGIEKGIGNSILVKVNQIGTLTETFDAIEMAKRAGYTAVISHRSGESEDSTIADIAVATNAGQIKTGAPSRTDRVAKYNQLLRIEDELGELAQYNGLKSFYNLKR, encoded by the coding sequence ATGACTATTATTTCTGATGTATATGCTCGCGAAGTCCTTGACTCCCGTGGTAACCCTACTGTAGAGGTTGACGTTTATCTTGAATCCGGTGCTAAAGGCCGCGCTATCGTTCCTTCCGGCGCTTCCACTGGTGCTCATGAAGCTGTAGAACTTCGTGATGGCGACAAATCCCGTTACATGGGTAAAGGTGTTCTGAAAGCTGTTGAGAACGTAAATGAAATCATCGCTCCAGAAGTTATTGGTATGGACGCTCTTGACCAACTGGGTGTCGACAAATTGATGATTGCCCTTGATGGTACTCACAACAAAGGTAAGCTCGGCGCTAACGCTATCTTGGCTGTATCCATGGCCGTAGCTCGCGCAGCTGCAGCAGCTTTGGATGTACCTTTGTATGTATACCTTGGCGGATTCAACGCTAAAGCTCTTCCAGTACCAATGATGAACATCATCAATGGTGGTGAGCATGCGGACAACAACATCGACGTTCAAGAGTTCATGGTTCTTCCTGTAGGAGCTCCAAGCTTCAAAGAAGCTCTTCGCACAGGTGCGGAAATCTTCCACAACTTGAAATCCGTACTTCAATCCAAAGGTCTGAACACAGCTGTAGGTGACGAAGGTGGTTTCGCACCGAACCTTGGTTCGAACGAAGAAGCAATCACTACAATCATCGAAGCGATCGAAAAAGCTGGTTACAAACCAGGTGTTGACGTATTCTTGGGTATGGACGTTGCTTCCACTGAGTTCTACAAAGACGGTAAATACACACTTGCTGGCGAAGGTAAATCTTACACTTCCGCTGAGTATGTTGACCTTCTTGCTTCATGGGTTGAAAAATATCCTATCATCACAATCGAAGACGGTATGTCCGAAGACGACTGGGATGGCTGGAAATTGCTTACTGAAAAATTGGGCGACAAAGTCCAATTGGTTGGTGACGACTTGTTCGTTACTAACACTGAGCGTCTTGCAACAGGTATCGAAAAAGGTATCGGTAACTCCATCTTGGTTAAGGTTAACCAAATTGGTACATTGACTGAAACTTTCGATGCTATCGAAATGGCTAAACGTGCTGGTTACACAGCAGTTATCTCTCACCGTTCCGGTGAATCCGAAGATAGCACAATCGCTGACATCGCTGTTGCGACTAACGCTGGTCAAATCAAAACAGGTGCTCCTTCCCGTACAGACCGTGTTGCTAAATACAACCAATTGCTTCGCATCGAAGATGAGTTGGGTGAATTGGCTCAATACAACGGCCTGAAATCCTTCTACAACCTTAAAAGATAA
- the secG gene encoding preprotein translocase subunit SecG, with the protein MDIFLKVVLLIFSVGLIAVVLLQKGKSAGLSGAISGGAEHLFGKTKARGMELVLQRVTVGLAAGFFIMAILAAVFID; encoded by the coding sequence ATGGATATCTTTTTGAAAGTTGTGCTCCTGATTTTTTCCGTCGGTCTTATTGCGGTCGTTCTTCTGCAAAAGGGGAAAAGCGCGGGTCTTTCCGGTGCCATCTCCGGTGGTGCTGAGCATCTCTTTGGTAAAACAAAAGCTCGTGGTATGGAACTCGTACTACAACGTGTAACTGTTGGACTTGCTGCAGGATTCTTCATTATGGCGATTCTAGCTGCTGTTTTCATTGACTAA
- the rnr gene encoding ribonuclease R produces the protein MITQEILLDFMRETAYKPMTYEELVSHFALEDSTGFKKFEELLIELEQDGRIVLTRNARYGVPERMDLLRGRLQAHAKGFAFLIPDDRDHPDVYIHANDLKGAMNGDIVLIRITSKSPSGGRMEGEVERIVKRGVLQTVGVFQNLETYGFVLSDDKRINRDIFIPKQSFMGAVDGQKVVVRIVNYPEGRSAAEGEIIEILGHKDDPGVDILSIIRKHQLPEAFPAEVMDEADNAPDSITEEEIAEQGRRDLRGLNIVTIDGEDAKDLDDAVNVQRLENGHYKLGVHIADVGYYVRESSELDKEAYDRGCSVYLVDRVIPMLPHRLSNGICSLNPQVDRLTMSCEMEFNEQMKVVKHDVFTSVIRTKERMTYSNVRKILEDEDPELLERYSPLIEDFRLMKELAMKLRDARMRRGAVDFDFEESKIIVDENGKAVDIVKRERSVAEQIIEEFMLAANETVAEHFHWMKVPFLYRIHEDPDPEKLQNFMAFAANFGYHVKGRGNSVHPRALQDLLEQIQGTKEQTVISTMMLRSMKQAKYDAESTGHFGLAAEYYSHFTSPIRRYPDLVIHRVMREVIESGGALSEKRHDYLVSRMPDIAQQSSERERVAVEAERDTEQLKKAEYMQDKVGEEFEAMVNSVTSFGMFIELDNTVEGLIRLSAMSDDYYHFDEAHMALIGERTSRVFRIGDEVKIRVAKVNMDDHTIDFELVDMKPRAPGEHRGGGFGGGRGGKGGRPGGGGFKAPAGGKGGAGGKGRGGKGKPGAAVGAGKGKPGAGVRAGEGPREAAGVVAPGGRGKRKRGRDAGEDASRVVAAPGAERGGEAGGNAGAPRERSGGRGRGGDNGGAGGGRGISFGFGSGKGGYGTPASDSSGGEARGLDGSTKFRSREDRGGNFGGGEGRNGAPTGKARKKKKNKSGVFIGQSVTPGNVQTSEQATSKRSDTTGSAPDGAPRKRKKK, from the coding sequence ATGATAACACAAGAAATATTACTCGATTTCATGCGGGAAACTGCTTATAAACCAATGACTTATGAAGAGCTGGTGAGCCATTTTGCTCTAGAAGATAGTACAGGGTTTAAAAAGTTCGAGGAATTACTAATTGAATTAGAGCAGGACGGAAGAATTGTACTAACTCGTAATGCACGTTATGGCGTGCCGGAACGGATGGATTTACTGCGCGGCCGGTTACAGGCTCATGCGAAAGGCTTCGCTTTTCTTATCCCGGATGATCGTGATCATCCCGACGTGTATATCCATGCAAATGATCTTAAGGGAGCTATGAATGGCGATATCGTCCTGATACGTATCACCTCTAAAAGTCCGTCTGGCGGACGTATGGAAGGTGAAGTTGAACGTATTGTAAAACGAGGCGTATTGCAGACGGTAGGCGTATTTCAAAACCTGGAGACCTATGGCTTTGTTCTATCTGATGATAAACGAATCAATCGTGATATTTTTATTCCGAAGCAATCCTTCATGGGGGCGGTAGACGGCCAAAAGGTCGTTGTACGCATCGTAAATTATCCAGAAGGCCGATCAGCGGCAGAAGGTGAAATTATTGAGATCCTCGGACATAAAGATGATCCGGGAGTTGATATTTTATCTATCATCCGTAAGCATCAGCTACCAGAGGCATTTCCGGCTGAAGTGATGGACGAAGCGGACAACGCTCCTGATTCTATCACGGAAGAGGAAATTGCTGAGCAGGGACGACGCGACTTGCGCGGACTGAACATTGTTACGATTGATGGCGAAGATGCTAAAGACTTGGATGATGCGGTTAATGTTCAGCGACTGGAGAACGGACATTATAAGCTAGGCGTGCACATTGCGGATGTAGGTTATTATGTGCGTGAGAGCTCTGAGCTTGATAAAGAAGCTTATGACCGGGGTTGTAGTGTGTATTTGGTGGATCGGGTTATTCCGATGCTTCCGCACCGTTTGTCTAACGGGATTTGTAGTTTGAATCCACAGGTAGACCGCTTAACGATGTCCTGTGAGATGGAATTTAACGAGCAAATGAAGGTAGTGAAGCATGATGTCTTTACGAGCGTGATTCGCACCAAAGAAAGAATGACTTATTCAAATGTTCGCAAAATTCTGGAGGATGAAGACCCAGAATTGCTTGAGCGCTATAGTCCACTGATTGAGGATTTCCGCCTCATGAAAGAACTAGCGATGAAGCTCCGCGATGCGCGGATGCGTCGGGGTGCGGTTGATTTTGATTTTGAAGAGAGCAAAATCATCGTGGATGAGAACGGCAAGGCTGTAGATATTGTGAAGCGAGAGCGTTCTGTAGCTGAGCAGATTATCGAGGAATTCATGCTCGCTGCGAATGAAACGGTGGCTGAGCATTTCCACTGGATGAAGGTACCGTTCCTCTACCGGATTCACGAAGATCCGGATCCAGAGAAGCTGCAGAATTTCATGGCTTTTGCGGCCAATTTCGGATATCACGTGAAGGGCCGCGGCAATTCGGTTCATCCACGTGCTTTGCAGGATCTTTTGGAACAAATTCAAGGGACGAAGGAACAGACGGTTATCAGCACGATGATGCTGCGTTCCATGAAGCAGGCGAAGTATGATGCGGAGAGCACAGGCCATTTCGGACTCGCTGCGGAATACTATTCCCACTTCACTTCTCCGATTCGTCGTTACCCCGATCTGGTCATTCACCGCGTAATGCGTGAAGTGATTGAGAGTGGTGGTGCCCTGAGCGAGAAGCGGCATGATTATTTGGTTAGTCGGATGCCTGACATTGCTCAGCAGTCCTCGGAACGTGAGCGTGTGGCGGTAGAGGCTGAACGTGATACAGAGCAGCTGAAGAAAGCTGAATACATGCAGGATAAAGTGGGCGAGGAATTCGAGGCTATGGTTAACAGTGTGACCAGCTTCGGGATGTTCATCGAGCTGGATAATACCGTTGAAGGACTTATTCGTCTCAGTGCGATGAGCGACGATTATTATCACTTCGACGAAGCTCATATGGCGCTCATTGGCGAGCGCACATCGCGGGTGTTCCGCATTGGTGACGAGGTGAAGATTCGAGTCGCCAAGGTAAATATGGATGACCACACGATCGATTTCGAGTTGGTCGACATGAAACCACGCGCGCCAGGCGAGCATCGCGGCGGTGGTTTTGGAGGTGGCCGCGGTGGCAAAGGCGGCCGTCCAGGAGGCGGCGGATTCAAGGCGCCGGCCGGTGGTAAAGGCGGCGCGGGCGGTAAGGGCCGCGGCGGTAAAGGCAAGCCCGGCGCTGCTGTAGGCGCGGGCAAAGGCAAGCCGGGCGCTGGTGTGCGCGCCGGTGAAGGGCCGCGCGAAGCGGCCGGTGTTGTTGCACCGGGCGGACGCGGAAAGCGGAAGCGCGGGCGCGATGCCGGCGAGGATGCGAGCCGGGTAGTTGCGGCGCCGGGCGCCGAGCGCGGGGGCGAAGCCGGCGGCAACGCAGGCGCGCCGCGTGAGCGCAGCGGCGGGCGAGGCCGCGGCGGTGACAACGGCGGTGCCGGTGGTGGACGCGGCATCAGCTTCGGCTTTGGCTCCGGCAAAGGCGGATACGGCACTCCTGCGTCCGATTCTTCTGGCGGCGAAGCCCGCGGCCTGGACGGTAGCACGAAGTTCCGTAGCCGCGAGGATCGCGGAGGTAACTTTGGCGGTGGAGAAGGCCGCAATGGCGCTCCAACTGGCAAAGCTCGCAAGAAAAAGAAGAACAAGAGCGGTGTGTTCATTGGCCAGTCCGTGACACCGGGCAACGTACAGACATCTGAACAAGCCACTTCTAAACGTAGTGACACTACAGGCAGCGCTCCAGACGGAGCTCCTCGTAAGAGAAAGAAGAAATAA
- the smpB gene encoding SsrA-binding protein SmpB: MGKKADGKVLAQNKKASHDYFIEDTYEAGLVLTGTEIKSLRNGRANIGDAFATIRNGEIHIHNMHISPFEQGNRANPTDPTRTRKLLMHKEQIHKLLGLSKRDGFTIVPLKVYVRNGYAKLLIGLGKGKKEYDKRDSAAKRDAQRDIQRVLREKQKIAR; encoded by the coding sequence ATGGGTAAAAAAGCAGACGGGAAAGTACTTGCCCAGAACAAAAAAGCTTCCCATGATTATTTTATCGAGGACACTTATGAAGCTGGCTTGGTACTGACAGGTACAGAGATCAAGTCGTTGCGTAATGGCCGCGCTAATATTGGAGATGCTTTTGCTACGATCCGTAACGGTGAGATTCACATTCACAACATGCATATCAGCCCTTTTGAACAAGGTAACCGCGCCAACCCTACTGACCCGACGCGCACGCGTAAATTGCTGATGCACAAGGAGCAAATTCATAAACTGCTGGGCTTGTCAAAGCGAGATGGATTTACGATTGTGCCGCTTAAGGTTTATGTTCGGAATGGCTATGCGAAGCTGCTGATTGGCCTTGGTAAAGGTAAGAAAGAGTACGATAAACGTGACTCTGCCGCCAAACGTGATGCTCAGCGTGATATCCAGCGTGTATTGCGTGAGAAGCAAAAGATCGCCAGATAA
- a CDS encoding zinc ribbon domain-containing protein, with translation MPTLISKEVFQQVQEKMDSNKRQPGAYKAKEVYLLSGLIVCGECLKNVGTPYSMMGNTKFSGRNKLKYVTYRCGNRDRTKECNNPELRREYIENYVISQLQEKIFNEEAIPLLAKQLNDYHNSKQSNVKGERERLAKSLEGIERQITNIVNAIASGTFNIALSSKLEELELQKLQLEQKLLEAKAVTEKAAITEDTLRQLLSKFGVHVANHDLPEIKKFIGSYVEKVIVYKENVEVIFKFQIVDLTYGAEGSRTPVRR, from the coding sequence ATGCCAACGCTCATCTCGAAGGAAGTCTTCCAGCAGGTTCAAGAAAAGATGGACAGCAACAAACGCCAGCCTGGAGCTTATAAGGCTAAAGAAGTTTACCTGCTAAGCGGCCTCATCGTCTGTGGTGAGTGTCTGAAAAACGTTGGAACTCCCTATTCTATGATGGGTAATACGAAGTTCAGCGGAAGAAACAAACTCAAGTACGTCACCTACCGCTGTGGTAATCGTGATCGGACGAAAGAATGTAATAACCCTGAGCTACGCCGAGAATACATTGAAAACTACGTCATTTCTCAATTGCAGGAGAAGATATTTAATGAAGAGGCCATTCCGCTGCTTGCCAAGCAATTGAATGATTACCATAACTCTAAGCAATCAAACGTAAAAGGTGAGCGCGAACGCCTGGCTAAGAGCCTAGAGGGTATTGAACGTCAGATTACAAATATAGTTAATGCCATTGCTAGTGGCACTTTCAATATTGCTTTGTCTAGTAAACTTGAGGAATTGGAGCTACAGAAACTACAGCTTGAGCAGAAACTGCTCGAAGCTAAGGCTGTAACAGAAAAAGCAGCTATCACAGAGGATACTCTGCGACAACTGCTTTCTAAGTTTGGAGTCCACGTTGCTAACCACGACCTTCCTGAAATCAAAAAGTTCATTGGTAGTTATGTGGAAAAGGTAATCGTCTACAAAGAGAATGTAGAGGTAATCTTTAAATTCCAGATTGTGGATTTAACATATGGAGCCGAGGGGAGTCGAACCCCTGTCCGAAGATAA
- a CDS encoding DEAD/DEAH box helicase family protein, which translates to MDNIEDKYKVALAHIEELKLEVTRLRSLLGLLDDDNTTSTNEQKATYSTSPAKESKETTVGETNVHQYSTVEDKLALYKSYFRGREDVYPIRWSNKQGKSGYSPACANEWTSVCEKPRVKCSVCKHQSFMPLTSEVLSAHLDARQDRTIGIYPMLPDETCWFLAMDFDKHDWKHDVTAVMELCKSHEIPALLERSRSGNGGHIWIFFSQNIEAATARRFGMTLLSLTMNNRYQIGMESYDRLFPNQDTLPKGGFGNLIALPLQGGPRKQGNSVFVDERFEPYADQWGILSELGKMGEDQVKQFIYKHGERGLFSNDIITTGSDHDADGLILLQENPTQIEEVLMESLPAEIQILQSDRLYILKSGLPSSAIHALIKIASFSNPDFYKAQAMRLSTYGKPRVISCAEDLENYVVLPRGCLQDLLSFFEHNQVKVSLKDQRSSGTSIEAEFTGTLTTLQDTAARAILNRDIGVLSAATAFGKTVVAASIIASRKTNTLILVHRRELMEQWQERLQTFLEVPKQAIGLIGGGKNKRTGITAICRPPAPKSCE; encoded by the coding sequence ATGGACAATATCGAGGACAAATATAAGGTGGCTCTAGCGCATATTGAGGAACTTAAGCTGGAAGTCACCCGGTTGAGAAGTCTACTGGGGCTTTTGGATGATGACAATACAACAAGTACTAATGAACAAAAAGCCACTTATTCCACCTCACCGGCAAAAGAAAGCAAAGAGACCACTGTTGGAGAAACTAATGTTCACCAGTACTCCACCGTAGAGGACAAGCTCGCTCTATATAAAAGTTATTTTCGCGGCAGAGAAGATGTATACCCGATTCGCTGGAGCAACAAGCAAGGAAAGTCCGGATATTCGCCCGCCTGCGCCAATGAGTGGACTTCTGTTTGCGAGAAACCCCGGGTAAAGTGTTCAGTTTGCAAACACCAGAGCTTCATGCCCCTTACAAGCGAAGTGCTGTCAGCCCATTTAGATGCACGGCAAGACCGGACGATTGGTATCTATCCCATGCTGCCGGATGAGACCTGCTGGTTTTTGGCCATGGATTTTGACAAACATGATTGGAAGCACGATGTTACTGCCGTGATGGAGCTATGTAAAAGCCATGAAATCCCCGCACTCTTAGAGCGCTCACGTTCCGGCAATGGGGGGCATATCTGGATTTTCTTCAGTCAAAATATAGAGGCGGCTACAGCCAGAAGATTTGGAATGACCCTGCTGAGTCTTACCATGAACAACAGATATCAGATCGGCATGGAGTCCTATGACCGCCTGTTTCCCAATCAGGATACGCTACCCAAAGGTGGATTCGGCAACCTCATTGCCCTTCCACTTCAAGGGGGGCCGCGTAAACAGGGAAACAGTGTCTTTGTTGACGAGCGCTTTGAGCCATATGCTGATCAATGGGGTATATTATCCGAACTTGGCAAGATGGGCGAAGACCAGGTGAAGCAATTTATATACAAGCACGGGGAGCGTGGACTTTTTAGCAATGACATAATTACTACGGGATCAGACCACGACGCAGATGGATTAATCTTGTTACAAGAGAACCCGACTCAGATAGAAGAGGTTCTAATGGAATCTTTACCTGCTGAAATACAGATTCTGCAATCGGATCGCCTTTATATCCTCAAGTCTGGACTTCCCTCAAGTGCAATTCATGCTCTGATCAAAATAGCTTCCTTCTCCAACCCTGACTTTTATAAAGCACAAGCGATGCGGCTCTCCACCTATGGTAAACCCCGGGTGATCTCATGTGCCGAGGATCTGGAGAATTATGTAGTTCTGCCAAGGGGATGCTTGCAGGATTTGTTATCTTTTTTCGAGCATAATCAAGTCAAGGTATCGCTTAAGGATCAACGTTCGTCTGGAACCTCAATAGAGGCAGAATTCACCGGTACGCTGACCACTCTTCAGGATACAGCAGCCAGAGCGATTCTAAACCGGGACATAGGCGTTCTCTCGGCGGCAACCGCATTTGGTAAAACTGTCGTAGCAGCCAGCATTATCGCTTCAAGAAAGACAAACACCCTTATCTTGGTGCACCGCCGGGAGCTTATGGAACAATGGCAGGAACGTTTGCAAACCTTTCTCGAAGTCCCAAAACAGGCAATCGGATTGATCGGCGGCGGAAAAAATAAACGAACCGGCATTACAGCAATATGCAGGCCGCCTGCACCGAAGTCATGCGAATAA
- a CDS encoding DUF6155 family protein translates to MLKLRNSTIKKHLNNLTREELEAEILNLAKTHPIIQEHYYSVLFPDQEEVLDKYKKIIEKEFGHHRGEILRYPIMKQALKDFSNVSTNKEQIAELMIFTVECGVDFTLSYGDIDDEKFYRTISSIYEQALSYIVDNQLEEEFVDQCNELTQNSQGNGWGFGDGMMELYSDYLGHLD, encoded by the coding sequence ATGCTGAAATTAAGAAACTCAACCATTAAAAAGCATTTGAACAATCTTACGAGGGAAGAGCTTGAGGCTGAAATCTTAAATTTGGCCAAGACACACCCAATTATTCAAGAGCATTATTATTCGGTGTTATTTCCTGATCAAGAGGAGGTTTTAGACAAGTACAAGAAAATTATTGAGAAGGAATTCGGCCACCACAGGGGAGAGATTCTGCGATACCCAATTATGAAGCAAGCATTAAAGGACTTTAGTAATGTTTCAACAAATAAGGAGCAAATTGCAGAGCTAATGATTTTTACAGTGGAATGTGGAGTAGACTTTACGCTTTCATATGGAGACATAGATGATGAAAAATTCTATCGTACTATTTCAAGCATATATGAACAAGCTTTAAGCTATATTGTGGACAATCAATTAGAAGAAGAGTTTGTAGATCAATGCAACGAATTGACGCAGAACAGTCAGGGTAATGGCTGGGGTTTTGGAGATGGGATGATGGAGTTGTATAGCGATTATTTAGGACACCTGGATTGA
- a CDS encoding zeta toxin family protein, whose amino-acid sequence MTDRESVMTVFAGTNGAGKSTISFQMRDYVGTIIDPDQIAKRMNPEDPRSAGLSAGREAVKQIRELIGRKENLAIETTLSGSFVLRHMKTAKEQGYKVVMYYIGLQDVQMHIDRVASRVEQGGHWIAEEDIRWRYGQSLRNLMPAMEISDEVTIIDNTSEPEVVAEIKRSQISFCRDEIPAWARGALELYL is encoded by the coding sequence ATGACTGATCGGGAGTCTGTAATGACGGTTTTTGCTGGCACTAATGGAGCCGGGAAAAGCACAATCAGTTTTCAAATGAGGGATTATGTTGGAACCATTATTGATCCTGACCAGATTGCCAAAAGGATGAACCCGGAAGATCCCAGAAGTGCAGGCCTGTCTGCCGGTCGAGAAGCTGTAAAGCAAATAAGGGAATTAATCGGGCGAAAAGAAAATCTTGCTATAGAAACTACTCTGTCGGGGAGTTTTGTTTTACGTCATATGAAGACAGCTAAGGAACAAGGTTATAAAGTCGTCATGTATTATATTGGTTTACAGGATGTGCAAATGCATATTGATCGGGTAGCTTCAAGAGTGGAACAGGGAGGGCACTGGATTGCGGAAGAAGATATCCGGTGGAGATATGGCCAATCTTTAAGGAACCTGATGCCTGCCATGGAGATTTCAGATGAAGTCACCATTATCGACAACACCAGTGAACCTGAAGTTGTGGCGGAAATTAAACGTTCACAGATTAGCTTTTGCCGAGATGAGATTCCTGCGTGGGCTAGGGGGGCTTTGGAATTGTACTTGTAA
- a CDS encoding amidase family protein, with protein sequence MRKKYINLKALLAILLVFSILPWNHANAEIAKSTFDPFEKSIDEVTKALDTKQITSEELVEYYLKRIEAFDKQGPVINSIITVNNQALETAKALDTERKTKGPRSKLHGIPFVVKDNFDVVGMPTTAGAVALKNENPTKNSFTVQKLIDAGAIVIAKTNMSELAASYGRLGYSSMGGLTINPYNLNRDASGSSSGSAAAVAANFAVFGLGTDTSGSVRGPANVTGLVGIRPTMGLTSRSGVVPSSLSLDVTGPLARSVEDASLVLTAMAGTDKADYATKSANRYVQDYAKALNASSLKHARIGVATDFFGGNDEVDAITNQAIAKMKSMGTEVVPVTFSKQTKYLWTPVLGPVGDAEFKIQFEKYLRSLPAGGPKTLREVIDISESPEVLNSATPVNPARLEGLKTALAKADTLYSNEYKKIVKKEMPQTRKEIEMIMKKNNLDAIVFPTMACPASNRFDKEDPTYVCNAYDTYAASYVASATGFPEVTVPAGTVEAGVPVGISFLGTAYSEQTLLNLAYSFEQATKARTVPVHTPNLRP encoded by the coding sequence TTGAGAAAAAAATATATAAACCTCAAAGCTTTACTAGCTATTTTGCTAGTTTTCTCGATTTTGCCATGGAATCATGCAAATGCCGAAATAGCAAAAAGTACGTTTGATCCGTTTGAGAAAAGCATCGATGAAGTCACAAAAGCTCTGGACACAAAGCAAATTACATCGGAAGAGCTTGTGGAATACTATCTGAAACGTATTGAAGCCTTTGATAAACAAGGCCCTGTTATAAATTCTATTATTACGGTTAACAACCAAGCTCTTGAAACAGCAAAGGCACTCGATACCGAGCGAAAAACGAAAGGACCAAGAAGCAAGCTTCACGGCATTCCTTTTGTCGTAAAGGATAACTTTGATGTAGTTGGCATGCCGACCACAGCTGGGGCTGTAGCTCTGAAGAATGAAAATCCTACTAAGAATTCATTCACCGTACAGAAGCTTATCGATGCCGGAGCCATTGTAATTGCTAAAACAAACATGTCCGAGCTCGCCGCTTCCTATGGCAGACTGGGCTATAGCTCTATGGGCGGTTTGACAATTAATCCTTACAATCTGAACCGTGATGCTTCCGGTTCCAGCAGCGGTAGTGCAGCAGCGGTAGCGGCTAACTTTGCCGTATTCGGACTTGGAACGGATACTTCAGGTTCCGTCAGAGGTCCAGCCAATGTTACCGGGCTAGTAGGTATCAGACCGACTATGGGATTGACTAGTCGCAGCGGCGTTGTCCCTTCTTCCCTTTCTTTGGACGTAACTGGTCCTTTGGCACGTAGTGTCGAAGACGCTAGCTTAGTGCTTACTGCGATGGCTGGAACAGACAAAGCAGATTATGCGACAAAATCCGCGAACCGCTATGTTCAAGACTACGCCAAAGCACTGAACGCTTCTTCGCTGAAGCATGCGCGTATCGGTGTGGCGACTGACTTCTTCGGCGGCAATGATGAAGTAGATGCTATTACGAATCAAGCGATTGCTAAAATGAAAAGCATGGGAACGGAAGTAGTGCCTGTCACATTCTCCAAACAAACCAAGTACCTCTGGACTCCAGTTCTTGGACCGGTCGGGGATGCGGAATTCAAAATACAGTTTGAAAAATATTTGCGCTCGCTTCCTGCCGGTGGACCTAAAACGCTGCGAGAAGTTATCGATATTAGTGAATCTCCTGAAGTATTGAACTCGGCAACACCTGTTAACCCTGCTCGTTTAGAAGGCTTGAAGACAGCATTGGCTAAAGCAGATACTCTATATTCCAACGAGTACAAGAAGATCGTTAAGAAAGAAATGCCGCAGACCCGTAAAGAAATTGAAATGATTATGAAGAAGAACAATCTGGACGCAATCGTTTTCCCTACGATGGCCTGCCCTGCTTCCAACCGCTTTGACAAAGAAGACCCTACTTATGTCTGCAATGCGTATGATACTTATGCAGCGAGCTACGTGGCATCTGCTACAGGTTTCCCTGAAGTAACCGTACCTGCGGGAACGGTAGAAGCAGGCGTACCGGTGGGCATCTCATTCTTGGGAACAGCATACAGCGAGCAAACGCTGCTTAACCTAGCTTATTCCTTTGAGCAAGCTACGAAAGCAAGAACAGTTCCTGTACATACACCGAATTTAAGACCATAA